The stretch of DNA TCAGACTCGTCAccatccttcttgtcggaaATACCAAACCACTCCTCGGTCTCAACATTGGCTTTCTTTCGCTGAACCACACTCTTGGCAGTTCGAGCAGCCTTGTTCTCCAGATACTCGGTGTACATGGACTCGAGCTCATCCTCCAGACCgttggcctcgtcgtcggagcCGTAGTCGACCCGCTCGGCCTCTtccagagtcacgtgctcGTCGCCTGTCTCGCTCACATGGCTTCGCTTACCCTTCTGCAGCTCGCTCAGCTTGCCGGTTCGCTCCGCCTGTTTCAGGTTGAACAGTGACTCCATTTTGGCAGCCTCGATACCGAGCTCTGTGGGGGTGGTCATGTTCATCTGCATTCGCTGGATTTCTCGCTGTTTCATTTCGTTTCGGCGTCGTCTTTCCCGCTTCTTACGGGCCTTTTCTCGCTCGCCAAGCTcagacagctccttgtcaatCAGCTGgtcctcgtccagctcctcctcctcaacctccacTCCGGCCTCGGGCTTGTCAATCTGCAgaaggtcacgtgcgcTGAGTCGCCACTTGAGAATGGCCCGGAACTCCTTTCGGCCTAGCACCTTGAGATCCTTGAGACACTCGAGCAGCTCTGGGGTGGTCTGGGGCAGCTTGGACACCATCTTGAGAGCGTCTTCGTCCGAGTAAACCTTGTCGTCAAGCACATACTGGACGTTTCCCCGCTCGTCTCGAGCCTCCTtatccttctccttctcttcctcctcgtcaaccTCTCCCTCCTTGATGGATCTGGGGGTCCACGTCATCTCGTTGGTCTCTCCCAGATTGTCAATGGGAGTAGAGTCTGTGATAAAGTCCAGAATGGACAGACGCTTGTGTTGCAGGTACTCGCCCTCCTCGTAACCCTCTCGCTTTCGTCGCTTGACCTCGGGGTTGAAcaccttggcctcgttgttgttgttgcccTGAGACACCTCCTCGAACACGTACTTGGCGTCCAGCAGTCGGGGGTCGATTTTCTTGGGAGCCTTGAACTTAAGACAGACGACGAAAATCTCGGCGGACACGTTTCGCGAAGAGGGCGGTTTGGTGGCCTCCACCTTCTCGAAAAACTGCTGGAACACCCACATGAGGTTGTTGTAATCTTTGGATCGGAACACCTTGGTGACAAAGGTTCCGcccttgttgaggaactccACCGCCAGCTTGAGCGATTGCAGAACCAGCTCGGACTGCGTGAAGGCATCCTGGGCCCACGCCATACCCACGTTGGGCGCACCATCGTGCATGACTGTGTCCGCCTTCCACGTTTTCATGTATTGTCGAAGCTGCTGTCGGCAGTGGTCAGTGGTGATATCTGACTGGAAAGTGATGACGTTAGGAAGCGGCTTGATGGGAACAATATCACAGCCGATGATGAGTGAGTTAACGGGACAGAGCTGCGACGCCACCTGACACCACGAGCCAGGAGCAGCACACAGATCAATCACCACCTTGGACTTTTCTAAAAACTTGCCGTACTTCTGGTTGATC from Yarrowia lipolytica chromosome 1D, complete sequence encodes:
- a CDS encoding uncharacterized protein (Compare to YALI0D09251g, similar to uniprot|P25582 Saccharomyces cerevisiae YCL054w SPB1 required for ribosome synthesis putative methylase) — encoded protein: MGKIQKKHGKGRLDHYYRLAKEKGYRARSSFKIIQINQKYGKFLEKSKVVIDLCAAPGSWCQVASQLCPVNSLIIGCDIVPIKPLPNVITFQSDITTDHCRQQLRQYMKTWKADTVMHDGAPNVGMAWAQDAFTQSELVLQSLKLAVEFLNKGGTFVTKVFRSKDYNNLMWVFQQFFEKVEATKPPSSRNVSAEIFVVCLKFKAPKKIDPRLLDAKYVFEEVSQGNNNNEAKVFNPEVKRRKREGYEEGEYLQHKRLSILDFITDSTPIDNLGETNEMTWTPRSIKEGEVDEEEEKEKDKEARDERGNVQYVLDDKVYSDEDALKMVSKLPQTTPELLECLKDLKVLGRKEFRAILKWRLSARDLLQIDKPEAGVEVEEEELDEDQLIDKELSELGEREKARKKRERRRRNEMKQREIQRMQMNMTTPTELGIEAAKMESLFNLKQAERTGKLSELQKGKRSHVSETGDEHVTLEEAERVDYGSDDEANGLEDELESMYTEYLENKAARTAKSVVQRKKANVETEEWFGISDKKDGDESDGEMSADDVDMATIDDGEDEDDGKTARTLNNGNMFFSNPIFDNLVNAAVAKTEAKPKALDLLEPGAKDLIELEKAKKRKYAKKNGLEYSDSEDEEDDIVMETQKQDDSDIEYVHGESDSDDEPNIDLVTDQAMTMAHQLATGQTNKHKLQDDGYNRYSFRDLDGLPQWFQDDENKHNKLNKPITKEAVEALKQKMKTLNARPIKKVLEAKGRKKMRALRRLEQMKKKSELINEDGARSEKEKADDISKLMRKLAKPQKSKKKTVTVVYAGGKNKGIAGRPRGVTGKYKMVDGTMKKEQRAIRRIKKKMGKK